From a single Micromonospora carbonacea genomic region:
- a CDS encoding uroporphyrinogen-III synthase — MADELAGFTIGVTADRRRDELAALLQRRGARVVIAPALRIVPLTDDTDLREATRECLARPPDVLMANTGIGMRGWLEAAEGWGLAEPLRGVLSQAYVVARGPKARGAIRAAGLHDQWSPDSESCEEVVEHLVRRGVAGQVIAMQLHGDRQPECTSALEDAGATVIEVPVYRWAPPTDPAPLHRLIDLVAGRLVDAVTFTSAPAAEALLRAAGDRTETVLEALRGDVLASCVGAVTAEPLVRRGVPVSAPSRARLGALVRTIVDELPRRTVSIKAAGHLLTLRGHAAVVDGELRPLAPAPMAVLRALATSPGRVLSRTALLRTLPRGADEHAVEMAVARLRAGLKAPRVVQTVVKRGYRLRVD, encoded by the coding sequence ATGGCCGACGAGCTGGCCGGCTTCACCATCGGGGTCACCGCTGACCGCCGACGCGACGAGCTGGCCGCCCTGCTGCAACGGCGCGGCGCGCGGGTGGTCATCGCGCCGGCCCTGCGGATCGTGCCGCTGACCGACGACACGGACCTGCGCGAGGCGACCCGGGAGTGCCTGGCCCGCCCGCCGGACGTGCTGATGGCCAACACCGGCATCGGGATGCGCGGCTGGCTGGAGGCGGCCGAGGGCTGGGGGCTGGCGGAGCCGCTGCGCGGCGTGCTGTCGCAGGCGTACGTGGTGGCCCGGGGCCCCAAGGCGCGGGGCGCGATCCGCGCCGCCGGCCTGCACGACCAGTGGTCGCCGGACTCGGAGAGCTGCGAGGAGGTCGTCGAGCACCTGGTGCGGCGCGGGGTGGCCGGGCAGGTGATCGCCATGCAGTTGCACGGCGACCGGCAGCCCGAGTGCACGAGCGCGCTGGAGGACGCCGGGGCGACCGTGATCGAGGTGCCGGTCTACCGGTGGGCCCCGCCGACCGACCCCGCGCCGCTGCACCGGCTCATCGACCTGGTCGCGGGCCGGCTGGTGGACGCGGTCACGTTCACCTCCGCCCCGGCGGCCGAGGCGCTGCTGCGCGCCGCCGGGGACCGCACCGAGACGGTGCTGGAGGCGCTGCGCGGCGACGTGCTGGCCAGCTGCGTGGGCGCGGTGACCGCCGAGCCGCTGGTGCGGCGGGGCGTGCCCGTGAGCGCGCCGAGCCGGGCCCGGCTGGGCGCGCTGGTCCGGACCATCGTGGACGAGCTGCCCCGACGTACGGTCAGCATCAAGGCCGCCGGGCACCTGCTGACCCTGCGCGGCCACGCGGCCGTGGTCGACGGGGAGCTGCGCCCGCTCGCCCCGGCGCCGATGGCGGTGCTGCGGGCCCTGGCCACCTCACCGGGTCGGGTGCTGTCCCGCACCGCCCTGCTGCGGACGCTGCCGCGCGGCGCGGACGAGCACGCGGTGGAGATGGCGGTGGCCCGGCTGCGCGCCGGGCTGAAGGCCCCCCGGGTGGTGCAGACGGTGGTGAAGCGCGGCTACCGCCTCCGCGTCGACTGA
- a CDS encoding excisionase family DNA-binding protein, with translation MSVTATMSVRPAEGPERQRVAEIDDFLRRHHRRLGDGPTRLVSANGEEVPVPVQLFDLLREIAATLARGDGVAVNAISRELSTTEAAKLLGMSRPSLVRLLDDATIPAHRVGSHRRVFLRDVLDFRQRQLEERRRSYEALMLESDALGLNDE, from the coding sequence ATGAGCGTCACCGCCACGATGTCCGTGCGGCCCGCCGAGGGCCCTGAGCGCCAACGAGTGGCCGAGATCGACGACTTCCTCAGGCGTCACCACCGCCGCCTCGGCGACGGCCCGACGCGACTCGTCTCAGCCAACGGCGAGGAGGTGCCCGTTCCCGTGCAACTGTTCGACCTGCTGCGCGAGATCGCCGCCACGCTGGCCCGCGGCGACGGCGTGGCCGTCAACGCCATCTCCCGGGAACTGTCGACCACCGAGGCGGCGAAGCTCCTGGGCATGTCCCGCCCCTCGCTCGTCCGCCTGCTCGACGACGCCACCATCCCGGCGCACCGGGTCGGCAGCCATCGCCGGGTGTTCCTGCGCGACGTCCTGGACTTCAGGCAGCGTCAACTGGAGGAGCGTCGCCGGTCGTACGAGGCGCTGATGCTGGAGTCGGACGCGCTCGGACTCAACGACGAGTAG
- a CDS encoding DUF6364 family protein, with amino-acid sequence MTAKVTLSFSDETIEEARRFAKREGLSLSAWMDQAAREKALREVFTAHADAVNRAGLDLEAAAVADAREVALVDDVLFPGRPRAA; translated from the coding sequence ATGACTGCCAAGGTGACGCTGTCGTTCTCCGACGAGACGATCGAGGAGGCGCGCCGGTTCGCCAAGCGCGAGGGGCTGTCGCTCTCCGCCTGGATGGACCAGGCCGCCCGGGAGAAGGCGCTGCGCGAGGTCTTCACCGCGCACGCCGACGCCGTCAACCGGGCCGGGCTCGACCTGGAAGCGGCCGCCGTCGCCGACGCCCGCGAGGTGGCGCTGGTCGACGACGTGCTCTTCCCCGGGCGGCCGCGTGCTGCGTAG
- a CDS encoding molybdopterin oxidoreductase family protein, whose product MTDGARPATGPGGSPREAATHCPYCALQCGMTLRETGGRVEVLPRDFPTNRGGLCQKGWTAADLLDHPDRLTTPLVRDAGTGQLRPASWVEAMERIVGGVRAVQDRHGRDAVAVFGGGGLTNEKAYALGKFARVALRTRHVDYNGRWCMSSAAAAGNRAFGVDRGLPFPLADLGRARTLLMVGANPAETMPPLMRHVADQQAAGGTLIVVDPRATATARQADLHLQPVPGTDLALANALLHIALTEGYVDRAYVAERTTGFDEVRRTVAGYWPAEVERLTGVPVADLEATARALATAGGAIILTARGAEQHAKGVDTVTAFINLALALGLPGRPGSGYGCLTGQGNGQGGREHGQKADQLPGYRSITDPAARAHVAGVWGVDADELPGPGVPAYQLLDSLGTPAGPKALLVFGSNPVVSAPRAARVEGRLRGLDLLVVADLVRSETAELADVVLPTAQWAEEDGTMTNLEGRVLRRRAVRTPPPGVRTDLAIIADLADRLGAKAGFGDDPAEVFGELRRASAGGVADYAGVSYDRIEATGGVFWPCPDADAPDTPRLFADAFPTPDGRARFRAVDHRPAAEEVCADYPLRLTTGRVLAQYQSGAQTRRVAALRRAAPGAFVELHPDLAARLGVGDGEEVRVTSRRGELRAPARLTPTIRPDTVFAPFHWGGAARANSVTNDAVDPVSGMPEFKICAVRVERAQA is encoded by the coding sequence ATGACAGACGGTGCACGGCCGGCGACTGGCCCGGGGGGCTCCCCCCGGGAGGCGGCGACGCACTGCCCGTACTGCGCCCTCCAGTGCGGCATGACGCTGCGCGAGACCGGCGGCCGGGTCGAGGTCCTCCCCCGGGACTTCCCCACCAACCGTGGCGGCCTCTGCCAGAAGGGCTGGACGGCCGCCGACCTGCTCGACCACCCCGACCGGCTGACCACCCCGCTGGTGCGCGACGCCGGCACCGGGCAGCTGCGCCCGGCGTCCTGGGTCGAGGCGATGGAGCGGATCGTCGGGGGCGTGCGCGCCGTCCAGGACCGGCACGGCCGCGACGCGGTCGCCGTCTTCGGCGGCGGCGGGCTGACCAACGAGAAGGCGTACGCGCTGGGCAAGTTCGCCCGGGTGGCGCTGCGCACCCGGCACGTCGACTACAACGGGCGCTGGTGCATGTCGTCGGCGGCCGCGGCCGGCAACCGCGCGTTCGGCGTCGACCGGGGGCTGCCGTTCCCGCTGGCCGACCTGGGCCGGGCCCGCACCCTGCTGATGGTGGGCGCGAACCCGGCCGAGACGATGCCGCCGCTGATGCGCCACGTCGCCGACCAGCAGGCCGCCGGCGGGACGCTGATCGTGGTGGATCCCCGGGCCACCGCCACCGCCCGGCAGGCCGACCTGCACCTGCAACCGGTGCCCGGCACCGACCTCGCGCTGGCCAACGCGCTGCTGCACATCGCGCTCACCGAGGGCTACGTCGACCGGGCGTACGTCGCCGAGCGCACCACCGGCTTCGACGAGGTGCGGCGGACGGTGGCCGGCTACTGGCCGGCCGAGGTGGAGCGGCTGACCGGCGTGCCGGTGGCCGACCTGGAGGCCACCGCGCGGGCCCTGGCCACGGCGGGCGGCGCGATCATCCTCACCGCGCGGGGGGCCGAGCAGCACGCCAAGGGCGTCGACACGGTCACCGCGTTCATCAACTTGGCGCTCGCGCTGGGCCTGCCCGGTCGGCCCGGCTCCGGCTACGGCTGCCTCACCGGGCAGGGCAACGGCCAGGGCGGGCGGGAGCACGGCCAGAAGGCCGACCAGCTCCCCGGCTACCGCAGCATCACCGACCCGGCGGCCCGCGCGCACGTCGCCGGGGTCTGGGGGGTCGACGCCGACGAGCTGCCCGGGCCGGGTGTGCCCGCATACCAGCTCCTGGATTCCCTCGGCACCCCGGCGGGCCCGAAGGCGCTGCTGGTGTTCGGCTCCAACCCGGTGGTGTCCGCGCCCCGCGCGGCCCGGGTCGAGGGCCGGCTGCGGGGCCTGGACCTGCTGGTCGTCGCCGACCTGGTGCGCTCCGAGACCGCCGAGCTGGCCGACGTGGTGCTGCCCACCGCCCAGTGGGCCGAGGAGGACGGCACGATGACCAACCTGGAGGGCCGGGTGCTGCGCCGCCGCGCGGTGCGGACTCCCCCGCCGGGCGTGCGGACCGACCTGGCGATCATCGCCGACCTGGCCGACCGGCTCGGCGCGAAGGCGGGCTTCGGCGACGACCCGGCGGAGGTCTTCGGCGAGCTGCGCCGGGCCTCGGCCGGCGGGGTCGCCGACTACGCCGGGGTCAGCTACGACCGGATCGAGGCCACCGGCGGCGTGTTCTGGCCCTGCCCGGATGCGGACGCGCCGGACACGCCGCGGCTGTTCGCCGACGCGTTCCCCACCCCCGACGGGCGGGCCCGGTTCCGCGCGGTCGACCACCGCCCCGCCGCCGAGGAGGTGTGCGCCGACTATCCGCTGCGGCTGACCACCGGCCGGGTGCTCGCCCAGTACCAGTCCGGCGCGCAGACCCGCCGGGTGGCGGCGCTGCGCCGGGCCGCGCCGGGCGCGTTCGTCGAGCTGCACCCGGACCTGGCCGCCCGGCTCGGCGTCGGCGACGGCGAGGAGGTACGCGTCACCTCGCGGCGCGGCGAGCTGCGCGCCCCGGCCCGGCTCACCCCGACGATCCGCCCCGACACCGTCTTCGCGCCGTTCCACTGGGGCGGGGCCGCGCGGGCCAACTCGGTCACCAACGACGCCGTCGACCCGGTCTCCGGGATGCCGGAGTTCAAGATCTGCGCCGTACGGGTGGAGAGGGCGCAGGCATGA
- the nirD gene encoding nitrite reductase small subunit NirD, giving the protein MSIATDTSTRRPAADAPGWSPVCPLERLEPERGVAALVDGAQVALFRTGDELFALDNLDPIGGAYVLSRGIVGSRGGTPTVASPLHKQVYDLRTGACLDLPGVAVPRHDVRCRDGLVEVRLRREG; this is encoded by the coding sequence ATGAGCATCGCGACGGACACGTCCACGCGCCGCCCGGCGGCGGACGCACCGGGCTGGAGCCCGGTCTGCCCGCTGGAGCGGCTGGAGCCGGAACGGGGCGTGGCGGCCCTGGTCGACGGGGCGCAGGTCGCCCTGTTCCGCACCGGCGACGAGCTGTTCGCCCTGGACAACCTCGACCCGATCGGCGGCGCGTACGTGCTGTCGCGGGGCATCGTGGGCAGCCGGGGCGGCACCCCGACGGTCGCCTCCCCGCTGCACAAGCAGGTGTACGACCTGCGCACCGGCGCCTGCCTGGACCTGCCCGGCGTGGCCGTGCCCCGGCACGACGTGCGCTGCCGGGACGGCCTGGTCGAGGTGCGGTTGAGACGGGAGGGGTGA
- a CDS encoding type II toxin-antitoxin system PemK/MazF family toxin yields MLRRGEVWRISGARERLGLVISSDVYNSTDVPIVMVAEVVEAALLRDSPLAVPMGGHVVMPDRLSSPMKQWFTECVDVADADTMQRVARALRILQQL; encoded by the coding sequence GTGCTGCGTAGGGGGGAGGTCTGGCGGATCTCCGGCGCCCGGGAGCGGCTCGGGCTCGTGATCAGCTCCGACGTCTACAACTCCACCGACGTGCCCATCGTGATGGTCGCCGAGGTGGTCGAGGCGGCGCTGCTGCGCGACTCGCCGCTGGCCGTGCCGATGGGCGGGCACGTGGTGATGCCCGACCGGCTCTCCTCGCCCATGAAGCAGTGGTTCACCGAGTGCGTGGACGTGGCCGACGCGGACACCATGCAGCGGGTCGCCCGCGCATTGCGTATCCTGCAACAACTCTGA
- the nirB gene encoding nitrite reductase large subunit NirB, producing the protein MTGGRVVVVGNGMVGQRFTEALRARDTGRRWQVTVLAEERRPAYDRVRLSAFFDGVSAEELNLHTPDDGVELRLGEAATAIDRERRVVVTAAGEHPYDAVVLATGSYPFVPPVAGRDLPGVFVYRTLDDLEAIREHARGRRVGAVIGGGLLGLEAANALRLLGLATHVVEFAPRLMPVQVDEAGGAMLRRYVEELGVTTHLGVATTALRPGADGAVAALELSDGRTVDAELVVVAAGIRPRDDLARAAGLELGPRGGVLVDATCRTGDERIWAVGECAAVDGVCHGLVAPGYATAEVVADRLLGGAATFPGADTATKLKLLGVDVASFGDAHGTTEGSLDVTFTDPATRSYAKLVLSDDATTLLGGVLVGDASAYPTLRASVGGPLPAAPLALLAPAGGAAAGAGALPGSAQVCSCNAVTRDDIDAAIAGGCADVPALKACTRAGTSCGSCVPMLKQLLDAAGVKQSTALCEHFDLSRQELFDVVRVRGIRTFSRLIAEHGRGRGCDICKPVVASILASLGTGHVLDGERASLQDTNDAYLANLQRDGSYSVVPRIPGGEITPEKLIVIGQVAQEFKLYTKITGGQRIDLFGARVDQLPQIWRRLVDAGFESGHAYGKALRTVKSCVGETWCRYGVQDSVGLAVALELRYRGLRAPHKLKSAVSGCARECAEARSKDFGIIATDTGWNLYVGGNGGFRPRHADLFATDLSTAELIPLIDRFLMYYIRTADRLQRTAAWIEAMEGGLDHLRAVIVDDSLGLCAELEAEMARHVAGYSDEWRDVLDDPERLRRFTSFVNAPDVPDPSITFAVERGQPVPAGRARPVAAAAAPDGEAPARRRQPVTLGLPEVRR; encoded by the coding sequence GTGACCGGCGGCCGGGTGGTGGTCGTCGGCAACGGCATGGTGGGCCAGCGCTTCACCGAGGCGCTGCGCGCCCGCGACACCGGCCGCCGCTGGCAGGTCACGGTGCTCGCCGAGGAGCGCCGGCCCGCGTACGACCGGGTGCGGCTGTCGGCGTTCTTCGACGGGGTGTCCGCCGAGGAGCTGAACCTGCACACCCCCGACGACGGGGTGGAGCTGCGCCTCGGCGAGGCGGCCACCGCCATCGACCGCGAGCGGCGGGTGGTGGTCACGGCGGCCGGCGAGCACCCGTACGACGCGGTGGTGCTGGCGACCGGCTCGTACCCCTTCGTGCCGCCGGTGGCGGGCCGGGACCTGCCCGGGGTGTTCGTCTACCGCACGCTCGACGACCTGGAGGCGATCCGGGAGCACGCCCGGGGCCGGCGCGTCGGCGCGGTGATCGGCGGCGGGCTGCTCGGCCTGGAGGCGGCGAACGCGCTGCGCCTGCTCGGCCTGGCCACCCACGTGGTCGAGTTCGCGCCCCGGCTGATGCCGGTGCAGGTCGACGAGGCCGGCGGGGCGATGCTGCGCCGCTACGTCGAGGAGCTGGGGGTCACCACCCACCTCGGGGTGGCGACCACCGCGCTGCGGCCCGGCGCGGACGGCGCGGTGGCGGCGCTGGAGCTGTCCGACGGCCGCACGGTCGACGCCGAGCTGGTGGTGGTGGCGGCCGGCATCCGGCCCCGCGACGACCTGGCCCGCGCGGCCGGGCTGGAGCTGGGCCCGCGCGGCGGCGTGCTGGTCGACGCGACGTGCCGCACCGGCGACGAGCGGATCTGGGCGGTCGGCGAGTGCGCCGCCGTCGACGGGGTCTGCCACGGCCTGGTCGCCCCCGGCTACGCCACCGCCGAGGTCGTGGCCGACCGGCTGCTGGGCGGCGCGGCGACCTTCCCCGGCGCGGACACCGCGACGAAGCTGAAGCTGCTCGGGGTGGACGTGGCGTCGTTCGGCGACGCCCACGGCACCACCGAGGGCAGCCTCGACGTGACGTTCACCGACCCGGCGACCCGGTCGTACGCGAAGCTGGTCCTCTCCGACGACGCGACGACGCTGCTCGGCGGCGTGCTGGTCGGCGACGCGAGCGCCTACCCGACGCTGCGGGCCAGCGTCGGCGGGCCGCTGCCGGCCGCGCCGCTGGCGCTGCTGGCCCCGGCCGGCGGGGCGGCGGCCGGGGCCGGGGCGCTGCCCGGCAGCGCGCAGGTCTGCTCGTGCAACGCGGTGACCCGCGACGACATCGACGCGGCGATCGCCGGCGGCTGCGCGGACGTGCCGGCGCTGAAGGCGTGCACCCGGGCCGGGACGAGCTGCGGGTCGTGCGTGCCGATGCTCAAGCAGCTCCTCGACGCGGCGGGGGTGAAGCAGTCCACCGCGCTGTGCGAACACTTCGACCTGAGCCGGCAGGAGCTGTTCGACGTGGTGCGGGTGCGCGGCATCCGCACCTTCTCCCGGCTCATCGCCGAGCACGGGCGGGGCCGGGGCTGCGACATCTGCAAGCCGGTGGTCGCCTCGATCCTGGCGTCGCTGGGCACCGGGCACGTGCTCGACGGCGAACGGGCGTCGTTGCAGGACACCAACGACGCGTACCTGGCGAACCTGCAACGCGACGGCAGCTACTCGGTGGTGCCCCGGATCCCCGGCGGCGAGATCACCCCGGAGAAGCTGATCGTGATCGGTCAGGTGGCGCAGGAGTTCAAGCTCTACACGAAGATCACCGGCGGGCAGCGCATCGACCTGTTCGGGGCGCGGGTCGACCAGCTCCCGCAGATCTGGCGGCGGCTGGTGGACGCGGGCTTCGAGTCCGGCCACGCGTACGGCAAGGCGCTGCGCACGGTGAAGTCGTGCGTCGGCGAGACCTGGTGCCGGTACGGGGTGCAGGACTCCGTCGGGCTGGCCGTCGCCCTGGAGCTGCGCTACCGGGGGCTGCGCGCCCCGCACAAGCTCAAGTCGGCGGTGTCGGGCTGCGCCCGGGAGTGCGCCGAGGCCCGCAGCAAGGACTTCGGCATCATCGCCACCGACACCGGCTGGAACCTCTACGTCGGCGGCAACGGCGGCTTCCGGCCCCGGCACGCCGACCTGTTCGCCACCGACCTGTCCACGGCGGAGCTGATCCCGCTGATCGACCGGTTCCTCATGTACTACATCCGCACGGCGGACCGGTTGCAGCGCACCGCCGCCTGGATCGAGGCGATGGAGGGCGGGCTCGACCACCTGCGCGCGGTCATCGTGGACGACTCGCTGGGCCTCTGCGCCGAGCTGGAGGCGGAGATGGCCCGGCACGTGGCGGGCTACTCGGACGAGTGGCGCGACGTGCTCGACGACCCGGAGCGGCTGCGCCGGTTCACGTCGTTCGTCAACGCGCCCGACGTGCCGGACCCGTCGATCACCTTCGCCGTCGAACGCGGTCAGCCCGTGCCCGCCGGCCGGGCCCGGCCGGTCGCGGCGGCAGCGGCACCCGACGGCGAGGCGCCCGCCCGCCGCCGGCAACCGGTCACCCTCGGCCTTCCGGAGGTACGGCGATGA
- a CDS encoding PIN domain-containing protein produces MIPSSPLVFLDANVLYSRTLRDWICLLALESAYDLRYSEDVLAEWMYRLRRKRPELSEHAIGGQRRKFVAAFPDGMVTGYSPGSVPCPPDPDDRHVLAAAIHGGVDVLVTNDRQGREAFPPECVRDRLEVHTADEFLDHVAGDSMAPVWRVMAKQLDYYRRTRGIDDYTEAELVAFLRKAGAARFAERLERLPSRPERLASRRRTGAE; encoded by the coding sequence GTGATCCCCAGCTCCCCCCTGGTGTTCCTGGATGCCAACGTCCTGTATTCACGGACGCTCCGCGACTGGATCTGCCTCCTTGCGTTGGAGAGCGCCTACGACCTCCGCTACAGCGAAGACGTCCTGGCGGAGTGGATGTACCGCCTGCGCCGCAAGCGCCCGGAACTGTCCGAGCACGCGATCGGCGGGCAGCGACGCAAGTTCGTCGCCGCTTTCCCCGACGGCATGGTCACCGGCTACTCCCCCGGTTCGGTGCCCTGCCCGCCCGACCCCGACGACCGTCACGTGCTCGCCGCCGCGATCCACGGCGGCGTCGACGTGCTGGTGACGAACGACCGACAAGGACGCGAGGCGTTCCCCCCGGAGTGCGTGCGAGACCGCCTTGAGGTCCACACCGCAGACGAGTTCCTGGACCACGTCGCGGGCGACTCGATGGCCCCGGTGTGGCGGGTCATGGCGAAGCAACTCGACTACTACCGGCGCACGCGGGGCATCGACGACTACACCGAGGCGGAACTGGTCGCCTTCCTGCGCAAGGCCGGTGCCGCCCGCTTCGCGGAGCGGCTGGAGCGCCTGCCGAGCCGACCGGAAAGGCTCGCCTCACGTCGGCGGACTGGCGCTGAGTAG
- a CDS encoding FAD-dependent oxidoreductase, whose protein sequence is MTAVVIVGYGMAGARLAAELHARPGDRKVTVLGAEPHRAYNRIMLSTLLAGKVDEPDVELTEAAGHGVDVRTGVAVTAIDRAAREVRTGDGERVGYDHLVLATGSRAVVPPLPGLDPAALPDRVAVFRTLDDCRRILALARGARRALVLGGGLLGLEAARGLAARGLDVTVVHPNGHLMERQLDPTAGAVLAGTLAGLGVRARLGASATGLAADADGVRLDLSDGSSLAADLLVLSCGVRPDTALAAAAGLAVQRGVVVDDRLRTSDPRVSAIGDCAQHDGTPSGLVAPAWAQARVVAQLLSGADAHAAYRARPAVTRLKAAGIDLAAMGDTAAGGDRAGDGPVEELTFADPARGTYARLRIRDERLTGAILLGDNPAVGTVVQLFDRGAPVPSDRRALLLGRALGGAPAAPAASPALMPDAATVCQCNDVSKGALVACWRAGARTVAAMSAATRAGTGCGGCRDALAGIVGWLAEVDPAADEPAGPPATDPADDDSPRARHDRVEVA, encoded by the coding sequence ATGACCGCCGTCGTGATCGTGGGCTACGGGATGGCCGGCGCGCGGCTCGCCGCCGAGCTGCACGCCCGCCCCGGGGACCGCAAGGTCACCGTGCTCGGCGCGGAGCCGCACCGGGCGTACAACCGGATCATGCTCTCCACCCTGCTCGCCGGGAAGGTCGACGAGCCGGACGTGGAGCTGACCGAGGCCGCCGGGCACGGCGTGGACGTGCGCACCGGGGTCGCGGTGACCGCGATCGACCGGGCCGCCCGCGAGGTGCGCACCGGCGACGGCGAGCGCGTCGGGTACGACCACCTGGTGCTCGCCACCGGCAGCCGGGCCGTGGTGCCGCCGCTGCCGGGGCTGGACCCGGCGGCCCTGCCCGACCGGGTGGCCGTCTTCCGCACCCTGGACGACTGCCGGCGCATCCTGGCCCTGGCCCGGGGCGCGCGCCGCGCGCTGGTGCTCGGCGGCGGCCTGCTCGGGCTGGAGGCGGCCCGAGGGCTCGCCGCCCGGGGGCTGGACGTGACGGTGGTCCACCCGAACGGGCACCTGATGGAGCGGCAGCTCGACCCGACGGCCGGCGCGGTGCTCGCCGGCACGCTCGCCGGCCTCGGCGTCCGCGCCCGCCTCGGCGCGTCCGCGACGGGGCTCGCCGCCGACGCCGACGGCGTCCGGCTCGACCTGTCCGACGGTTCGTCGCTGGCCGCCGACCTGCTGGTGCTCTCCTGCGGGGTGCGCCCCGACACCGCCCTCGCCGCCGCGGCGGGGCTGGCGGTGCAGCGGGGCGTCGTGGTCGACGACCGGCTGCGCACCAGCGACCCGCGCGTCTCGGCGATCGGCGACTGCGCCCAGCACGACGGCACGCCCAGCGGGCTGGTCGCGCCGGCCTGGGCGCAGGCCCGGGTGGTGGCGCAGCTGCTCAGCGGCGCGGACGCGCACGCGGCGTACCGGGCCCGGCCGGCGGTGACCCGGCTCAAGGCGGCCGGGATCGACCTCGCCGCGATGGGCGACACCGCCGCCGGGGGCGACCGGGCCGGCGACGGGCCGGTCGAGGAGCTGACCTTCGCCGACCCGGCCCGGGGCACGTACGCCCGGCTGCGCATCCGCGACGAGCGGCTGACCGGGGCGATCCTGCTCGGCGACAACCCGGCCGTCGGCACGGTGGTGCAGCTGTTCGACCGGGGCGCGCCCGTGCCGTCGGACCGGCGGGCGCTGCTGCTGGGCCGGGCGCTCGGCGGCGCGCCGGCGGCACCGGCCGCGTCACCGGCGCTGATGCCGGACGCGGCGACCGTGTGCCAGTGCAACGACGTCAGCAAGGGCGCGCTGGTGGCCTGCTGGCGGGCCGGGGCCCGGACGGTGGCGGCGATGTCGGCGGCGACCCGGGCCGGCACCGGCTGCGGCGGGTGCCGCGACGCCCTCGCCGGCATCGTCGGCTGGCTCGCCGAGGTCGACCCGGCGGCCGATGAACCGGCCGGGCCGCCCGCGACCGACCCGGCCGACGACGACAGCCCGAGGGCGCGACACGACCGCGTGGAGGTGGCGTGA
- a CDS encoding MFS transporter, which yields MTSTVVETEPTGEIDLQRRPGRWIGHWDPEDQGFWRGVGRSIARRNLVYSIFAEHIGFSVWLLWSIVVVRLDDVGWQLSTSQTLWLTAVPSGVGALLRLPYTFAVPIFGGRNWTIVSALLLVLPCLGLAWAVENPEIGYVPLLLVAATAGLGGGNFASSMANISFFYPEREKGWALGLNAAGGNIGVAVVQFLVPQVIVLGGGLALSRAGLMYVPLAVAAAVCAYLFMDNLAEAKADVKPVWSALRHADTWIMSLLYIGTFGSFIGYSAAFPTLLNSVFGRPDIALSWAFIGAGIGSFFRPLGGRLADRVGGARVTIGSFVLMAVGAYGALWSVQERSLSVFFAAFMLLFVATGIGNGSTYRMISKIFRVKGEDLGGSPETMLAMRRQAAGALGIISSVGAFGGFLVPICYAWAKSTYGGIQPALRFYVGFFLLLLVVTWVAYVRPGSRMARAGV from the coding sequence ATGACCAGCACGGTGGTCGAGACCGAACCCACAGGCGAGATCGACCTGCAACGCCGGCCGGGCCGGTGGATCGGGCACTGGGACCCCGAGGACCAGGGCTTCTGGCGGGGCGTCGGCAGGTCGATCGCCCGCCGGAACCTCGTCTACTCGATCTTCGCCGAGCACATCGGCTTCTCGGTCTGGCTGCTCTGGAGCATCGTCGTCGTCCGGCTCGACGACGTCGGCTGGCAGCTCAGCACCAGCCAGACGCTGTGGCTGACCGCCGTGCCCAGCGGCGTGGGCGCGCTGCTGCGGCTGCCGTACACCTTCGCCGTGCCGATCTTCGGCGGCCGGAACTGGACCATCGTCTCCGCGTTGCTGCTGGTGCTGCCCTGCCTCGGCCTGGCCTGGGCGGTCGAGAACCCGGAGATCGGGTACGTGCCGCTGCTGCTGGTCGCCGCCACCGCCGGCCTCGGCGGCGGCAACTTCGCCTCCAGCATGGCCAACATCTCCTTCTTCTACCCGGAGCGGGAGAAGGGCTGGGCGCTGGGCCTCAACGCCGCCGGCGGCAACATCGGCGTCGCGGTCGTGCAGTTCCTGGTGCCCCAGGTGATCGTGTTGGGCGGCGGGCTCGCGCTCTCCCGGGCCGGCCTGATGTACGTCCCGCTCGCCGTCGCGGCGGCCGTCTGCGCGTACCTGTTCATGGACAACCTGGCCGAGGCGAAGGCGGACGTGAAGCCGGTCTGGTCCGCGCTGCGGCACGCCGACACCTGGATCATGTCGCTGCTGTACATCGGCACCTTCGGCTCGTTCATCGGCTACTCGGCGGCGTTCCCGACCCTGCTCAACTCGGTGTTCGGCCGGCCCGACATCGCGTTGAGCTGGGCGTTCATCGGTGCCGGCATCGGCTCGTTCTTCCGCCCGCTGGGCGGGCGGCTGGCCGACCGCGTGGGCGGGGCGCGGGTCACCATCGGCAGCTTCGTGCTGATGGCCGTCGGGGCGTACGGCGCGCTCTGGTCCGTGCAGGAGCGCAGCCTGAGCGTCTTCTTCGCCGCGTTCATGCTGCTGTTCGTGGCGACCGGGATCGGCAACGGGTCGACGTACCGGATGATCTCCAAGATCTTCCGGGTCAAGGGGGAGGATCTGGGCGGCTCCCCGGAGACCATGCTGGCCATGCGGCGGCAGGCGGCCGGGGCGCTGGGCATCATCTCCTCCGTCGGGGCGTTCGGCGGCTTCCTCGTGCCGATCTGCTACGCCTGGGCCAAGTCCACCTACGGCGGCATCCAGCCGGCGCTGCGCTTCTACGTCGGCTTCTTCCTCCTGCTGCTGGTGGTCACCTGGGTCGCGTACGTGCGGCCCGGCTCCCGGATGGCCCGCGCCGGGGTGTGA